A genomic segment from Glycine max cultivar Williams 82 chromosome 1, Glycine_max_v4.0, whole genome shotgun sequence encodes:
- the LOC100796841 gene encoding plant-specific TFIIB-related protein PTF2: MSKSPPCTYCGRASFIRDDISGELICSSCGGVQQFDQFDAQIGGIDGPQGTFIHVGTAGSGSLYSYRERKLFAAQNLIDEVTNQLGLSSKSGDVRSMISTITEGEFGQGEWFHVLIGACAYVVMRKEDRPLPMAEVASAIGCDVYEIGRMILRVVDFLNLRPDFPEFDIVHLLERTIRNCNGFASVERDLIERMRKQGVFLIQCAVKWYLSTGRRPVPLVVAVLVFVAELNGVGVGMEELAKEVHAKVSTCRARYKELLETLVKVAQVLPWGKDVTVKNIVKNAPIVIQYMERKAMLKPGKKREGLDRAAVDLEDVVAECLRNDGEFEYGVDGMTKRKDSQYFSLESNAGRVGGGDSDGLQISPECLSLLYKKFLDENCCIESLRGSGNAQKRRVLRFDLLECREWWDGKSELSKKLLLNRLLEKDVGVDTMPPSFVNGQLKCEMRRERINAAKVRIKRIMHPSDADLGDAEIPCPLDSSYPERRRKKRKGMVVDDVDWEDLIIETLVLHRVKEEEIEKGHYNTLLDLHVFNSGIV, from the coding sequence ATGTCGAAATCTCCTCCCTGTACCTACTGCGGCCGAGCCTCCTTCATCCGTGATGATATCTCCGGCGAGTTAATCTGCTCCTCGTGCGGCGGCGTCCAGCAATTCGACCAATTCGACGCCCAAATTGGCGGCATCGACGGTCCTCAGGGAACCTTCATCCATGTCGGCACCGCTGGTTCAGGTAGCCTCTACTCCTACCGCGAGAGAAAACTCTTCGCGGCGCAAAACCTAATCGACGAAGTAACCAACCAGTTAGGGTTATCTTCCAAGAGCGGCGACGTGAGAAGCATGATATCCACCATCACCGAGGGCGAGTTCGGACAGGGCGAGTGGTTCCACGTGCTCATCGGCGCGTGCGCGTATGTTGTCATGCGAAAAGAGGATCGACCCTTGCCCATGGCGGAAGTCGCCTCCGCGATAGGGTGTGATGTTTACGAAATCGGGAGAATGATTTTACGCGTTGTTGATTTTTTGAATCTGAGGCCTGATTTTCCTGAGTTTGATATTGTGCATTTGCTGGAACGGACGATTAGGAATTGTAACGGTTTTGCCTCTGTTGAGAGGGATTTGATTGAGAGGATGAGGAAGCAGGGGGTATTTTTGATTCAGTGTGCGGTGAAGTGGTATCTAAGCACCGGGCGGCGGCCAGTGCCGTTGGTGGTGGCGGTGTTGGTTTTCGTGGCAGAGTTGAATGGGGTTGGGGTGGGGATGGAAGAATTAGCTAAGGAGGTTCATGCTAAGGTTTCCACATGTAGGGCTAGGTATAAAGAGTTGCTTGAGACACTTGTGAAGGTTGCACAGGTGTTGCCTTGGGGGAAGGATGTTACCGTGAAGAACATTGTTAAGAATGCACCGATTGTGATTCAGTATATGGAGAGGAAGGCTATGTTGAAGCCTGGGAAGAAGAGGGAGGGTCTTGATCGGGCTGCGGTGGATTTGGAGGATGTGGTTGCTGAATGCTTGAGAAATGATGGTGAATTTGAATATGGGGTTGATGGCATGACTAAAAGGAAGGATTCACAGTATTTTTCGTTGGAGAGTAATGCTGGTAGAGTGGGTGGTGGGGATTCTGATGGGCTGCAGATTTCGCCTGAATGCTTGTCATTGCTGTATAAGAAGTTTTTGGATGAAAATTGTTGTATTGAGTCTCTGAGAGGGAGTGGGAATGCTCAGAAAAGGAGGGTTTTACGGTTTGATCTGCTAGAGTGTAGGGAGTGGTGGGATGGGAAATCTGAACTGAGCAAGAAGCTTCTGCTTAATCGTTTATTGGAGAAGGATGTTGGAGTGGATACCATGCCACCATCGTTTGTCAATGGTCAATTGAAATGTGAAATGAGGAGGGAAAGGATCAATGCTGCTAAGGTTCGAATAAAAAGAATTATGCATCCGTCAGATGCTGATCTGGGTGATGCTGAGATTCCTTGCCCTTTAGATAGCTCTTATCctgaaagaagaaggaagaagagaaaaggaatggTAGTTGATGATGTTGATTGGGAAGACTTAATTATTGAAACCCTTGTTCTTCATCGAGTGAAAGAAGAGGAAATTGAGAAGGGACATTACAATACCTTACTGGATCTACATGTGTTTAACTCTGGCATTGTATGA
- the LOC100797370 gene encoding single-stranded DNA-binding protein WHY1, chloroplastic isoform X3, with protein MAQVQSITLKHLSLPTHTFVPPKFNIPLNRNLSFTPKFTFSTSLSVRCYHPNLVQPKPFPPLPQRPPVAELPQQRVYVGYSVYTRKGVLTVTPRPPEFESKSSGAFKVSKEGYVVLQFAPSVGADEPIYDWNQKQIFSLSVSEMGTLITLGARDSWEFSHETVKLKSNETEVRKVLKVEPLLDATGHLFSLRIQS; from the exons ATGGCGCAGGTTCAGTCCATTACCTTGAAGCATCTCTCACTACCAACCCATACTTTCGTTCCTCCAAAGTTCAACATTCCTTTGAACCGCAATTTGTCTTTCACGCCTAAATTCACATTCTCAACATCACTCTCCGTCAGATGCTACCACCCTAACCTTGTCCAACCCAAGCCATTCCCACCACTGCCACAACGCCCTCCAG TTGCAGAATTGCCACAGCAAAGGGTGTACGTGGGTTACTCCGTTTACACGAGGAAGGGCGTGCTCACCGTGACTCCTAGACCTCCGGAATTTGAATCGAAAAGT TCTGGGGCGTTCAAAGTGTCCAAGGAAGGTTATGTTGTGCTCCAGTTTGCTCCCTCAGTTGGTGCTGATGAGCCCATATATGATTGGAACCAAAAGCAG ATATTCTCACTATCAGTGAGTGAAATGGGAACTCTAATTACCCTTGGTGCAAGGGATTCTTGGGAATTTTCTCATGAGACTGTTAAGTTGAAAAG CAATGAAACTGAAGTTAGAAAAGTTTTGAAGGTGGAGCCACTTCTGGATGCTACTGGCCACTTATTTAGCTTAA GGATTCAGAGTTAA
- the LOC100797370 gene encoding single-stranded DNA-binding protein WHY1, chloroplastic isoform X1 — MAQVQSITLKHLSLPTHTFVPPKFNIPLNRNLSFTPKFTFSTSLSVRCYHPNLVQPKPFPPLPQRPPVAELPQQRVYVGYSVYTRKGVLTVTPRPPEFESKSSGAFKVSKEGYVVLQFAPSVGADEPIYDWNQKQIFSLSVSEMGTLITLGARDSWEFSHETVKLKSNETEVRKVLKVEPLLDATGHLFSLSVQKKPVNMEGIQKNISLPVTRAELAVLRVLFNYIMPYLLGWNAFGNSIKPEVYSQVNNTNSRYGADNEWNR; from the exons ATGGCGCAGGTTCAGTCCATTACCTTGAAGCATCTCTCACTACCAACCCATACTTTCGTTCCTCCAAAGTTCAACATTCCTTTGAACCGCAATTTGTCTTTCACGCCTAAATTCACATTCTCAACATCACTCTCCGTCAGATGCTACCACCCTAACCTTGTCCAACCCAAGCCATTCCCACCACTGCCACAACGCCCTCCAG TTGCAGAATTGCCACAGCAAAGGGTGTACGTGGGTTACTCCGTTTACACGAGGAAGGGCGTGCTCACCGTGACTCCTAGACCTCCGGAATTTGAATCGAAAAGT TCTGGGGCGTTCAAAGTGTCCAAGGAAGGTTATGTTGTGCTCCAGTTTGCTCCCTCAGTTGGTGCTGATGAGCCCATATATGATTGGAACCAAAAGCAG ATATTCTCACTATCAGTGAGTGAAATGGGAACTCTAATTACCCTTGGTGCAAGGGATTCTTGGGAATTTTCTCATGAGACTGTTAAGTTGAAAAG CAATGAAACTGAAGTTAGAAAAGTTTTGAAGGTGGAGCCACTTCTGGATGCTACTGGCCACTTATTTAGCTTAA GCGTTCAAAAGAAGCCTGTGAACATGGAGGGAATTCAGAAAAACATCTCTCTCCCTGTTACAAGGGCAGAGCTAGCAGTTTTAAGGGTGCTTTTCAAT TATATCATGCCATACCTTCTAGGTTGGAATGCCTTTGGAAACTCCATAAAGCCAGAGGTATATAGTCAAGTGAATAATACCAACTCCAGATATGGAGCAGACAATGAATGGAACAGATAG
- the LOC100797370 gene encoding single-stranded DNA-binding protein WHY1, chloroplastic isoform X2, whose translation MAQVQSITLKHLSLPTHTFVPPKFNIPLNRNLSFTPKFTFSTSLSVRCYHPNLVQPKPFPPLPQRPPVAELPQQRVYVGYSVYTRKGVLTVTPRPPEFESKSSGAFKVSKEGYVVLQFAPSVGADEPIYDWNQKQIFSLSVSEMGTLITLGARDSWEFSHETVKLKSNETEVRKVLKVEPLLDATGHLFSLIYHAIPSRLECLWKLHKARGI comes from the exons ATGGCGCAGGTTCAGTCCATTACCTTGAAGCATCTCTCACTACCAACCCATACTTTCGTTCCTCCAAAGTTCAACATTCCTTTGAACCGCAATTTGTCTTTCACGCCTAAATTCACATTCTCAACATCACTCTCCGTCAGATGCTACCACCCTAACCTTGTCCAACCCAAGCCATTCCCACCACTGCCACAACGCCCTCCAG TTGCAGAATTGCCACAGCAAAGGGTGTACGTGGGTTACTCCGTTTACACGAGGAAGGGCGTGCTCACCGTGACTCCTAGACCTCCGGAATTTGAATCGAAAAGT TCTGGGGCGTTCAAAGTGTCCAAGGAAGGTTATGTTGTGCTCCAGTTTGCTCCCTCAGTTGGTGCTGATGAGCCCATATATGATTGGAACCAAAAGCAG ATATTCTCACTATCAGTGAGTGAAATGGGAACTCTAATTACCCTTGGTGCAAGGGATTCTTGGGAATTTTCTCATGAGACTGTTAAGTTGAAAAG CAATGAAACTGAAGTTAGAAAAGTTTTGAAGGTGGAGCCACTTCTGGATGCTACTGGCCACTTATTTAGCTTAA TATATCATGCCATACCTTCTAGGTTGGAATGCCTTTGGAAACTCCATAAAGCCAGAGGTATATAG
- the LOC102662639 gene encoding protein ALP1-like, translating into MVDYEYLKIVVRGGVSNGNNSISVDPDDTDATTFEPENRTVGIEEFSYDPNSDTFITPNNYEPAYQPPSPNQPSPPSHPPLDSEVPIEKQNCHKRRRSEYGGSSSAVGINNQGNVLENLSVGIGTIAIVGQNTRYCVICNTFGRSQFATSENFHKILKALNSLAPDLMVRPGSTVPAKIRESTKFYPYFKDCIGAIDGTHIPASVKGRDVSSYRDRHGNISQNVLAACNFDLEFMYVLSGWEGSAHDSKVLSDALARKNELKVPQGKYYLVDCGFPNRRKFLAPYRGVRYHLQDFAGHGNDPENEKELFNLRHASLRNVIERIFGIFKSRFTIFKLAPLFLFKTQAELVLACAALHNFLRKECRSDEFPVEPTDESSSSSSVLPNYEDNDHEPIVQTQEQEREDANIWRTNIGSDMWRNANN; encoded by the exons ATGGTTGATTATGAGTATTTGAAGATCGTTGTTAGGGGTGGAGTTTCTAACGGGAATAATTCTATATCAGTCGATCCAGATGATACTGATGCAACAACTTTTGAGCCAGAAAATAGAACTGTTGGGATAGAAGAATTTTCATATGATCCTAATAGTGATACATTCATAACACCAAATAACTATGAACCAGCATATCAGCCTCCATCACCAAACCAACCAAGTCCACCATCCCACCCCCCTTTAGATTCAGAGGTTCccatagaaaaacaaaactgtcacAAGCGAAGGAGATCCGAGTATGGAGGGAGTTCAAGCGCTGTTGGGATCAACAATCAAGGCAACGTTCTGGAAAATCTTTCTGTTGGCATTGGGACTATtgct ATTGTCGGCCAGAACACTCGATATTGTGTAATCTGCAATACATTTGGCCGATCACAATTTGCTACAAGTGAAAATTTTCACAAGATTTTGAAAGCTCTGAACTCATTAGCACCTGATTTAATGGTTAGACCAGGCTCAACTGTGCCTGCAAAAATAAGGGAAAGCACAAAGTTTTATCCTTATTTTAAG GATTGCATTGGAGCTATTGATGGTACACATATTCCCGCATCAGTAAAAGGACGAGATGTAAGCAGTTATCGTGATCGTCATGGAAATATATCACAAAATGTATTAGCTGCTTGTAACTTTGATTTGGAATTCATGTACGTTCTTAGCGGGTGGGAGGGTTCAGCACATGATTCCAAGGTGTTAAGTGATGCTttggcaaggaagaatgaaCTTAAAGTGCCCCAAGGTAAGTATTATCTGGTGGATTGTGGATTTCCTAATCGACGCAAATTTTTAGCCCCATATCGAGGTGTACGATATCATCTACAAGATTTTGCAGGTCACGGTAATGACcctgaaaatgaaaaggaattatTTAATCTTCGGCATGCATCCTTAAGGAATGTGATTGAGAGGATATTTGGTATTTTTAAATCGCGGTTCACAATTTTTAAGTTAGCACCTCTATTTCTATTTAAAACACAAGCAGAGCTTGTGTTGGCATGTGCAGCACTTCATAATTTTCTTCGCAAAGAATGTCGTTCTGATGAATTTCCAGTGGAACCTACTGACgagtcttcatcttcatcttcagtgTTACCAAATTACGAAGACAATGATCATGAACCCATTGTTCAAACACAAGAGCAGGAACGAGAAGATGCTAATATATGGAGGACTAATATAGGTTCAGATATGTGGAGAAATGCTAATAATTAG
- the LOC102662766 gene encoding B3 domain-containing protein At2g31420: MRDLKTLKELVASVTDWKSLEKMSCKPFKPSILHLAISQDAPHLYSEEQLIQLKNFSKLLSRAESKPNTNKTDKRVAKKRQIEERPKEERIMPAMIKKPRKIILVQNGPSPDLSRRIVLGHSGTSSDLPRRIILEHSGPSPDLPVQFKNRVTELSGHDLKYLMHKRLFCSDVRPNNNRLMPMNEIMCEFLTQDEIEKLDERNGSNGKGRLVGLEVTVLDPCLREFSLALKKWSMQRTDTYNLVTNWNRIVFINEFEEGHELQIWSFRVDNKLYLLLNKL; encoded by the exons ATGAGGGACTTGAAAACTTTAAAGGAATTGGTGGCAAGCGTTACAGATTGGAAGTCGCTTGAGAAGATGTCTTGCAAACCCTTTAAGCCTTCCATTTTGCATTTGGCAATATCACAAGATGCGCCCCACTTATATAGCGAAGAACAGTTGATTCAATTAAAGAATTTCAGCAAACTACTCTCGAGGGCTGAATCGAAGCCAAATACAAACAAGACTGACAAGAGGGTGGCCAAAAAAAG ACAAATTGAGGAGAGGCCTAAAGAGGAAAGAATCATGCCCGCAATGATTaaaaaaccaagaaaaataatCTTGGTACAGAACGGACCATCACCAGATTTGTCCAGAAGGATAGTCTTGGGACATAGTGGAACATCATCAGATTTGCCAAGAAGGATAATCTTGGAACATAGCGGACCATCACCAGATTTGCCTGTACAATTCAAGAATCGAGTCACTGAGTTGAGTGGTCATGATCTTAAATATTTGATGCACAAGAGACTCTTCTGTTCAGATGTGAGGCCGAACAACAATCGTCTCATGCCCATGAATGAGATTATGTGTGAATTTCTCACACAAGACGAGATTGAAAAATTGGATGAAAGAAATGGAAGCAATGGAAAAGGACGGCTGGTTGGTCTCGAAGTGACTGTGTTAGACCCATGTCTGAGAGAATTTAGTTTAGCATTGAAGAAGTGGAGCATGCAAAGGACTGACACCTATAACCTCGTAACAAATTGGAATAGGATCGTATTTATCAATGAGTTCGAAGAAGGCCACGAGCTCCAAATTTGGTCTTTTAGGGTTGATAACAAGCTATATCTTCTACTAAACAAACTGtga
- the LOC100797911 gene encoding WRKY transcription factor 72A: protein MKRSYTVLVMEDNDFLDSNGDEEIDVKDQNLESAKGEKGETREENKMLEFYGILHHDKPDDATNAKGVFSHIEENEESELVSLSLGISISKGKPSKNEKMINNGIEKREDEDVHKRLVLGLDINLDPVDQDELAANNSTPESSFGEGGKEDEPTEMWPPSKVSKTMKSEDKSEASPHYQPKKTRVSIRARCDTQTMNDGCQWRKYGQKMAKGNPCPRAYYRCTASPSCPVRKQVQRCAEDMSILITTYEGTHNHPLPMSATAMACTTSAAASMLQSPSLSSQHGLVDSAISSIINSSAANYYNPNNALNFSTHQVSRPNQFYFSNSSISTLNSHPTITLDLTAPPTSSNSSFTHMPKYSSTNLNFSSGFSPLHSSMPQSPWSSYNYFNSGTLSQNRKHGGNYLLNTGNQNQPHSLGNLHQPIYMRSNTISQHSLPDPIVAATKAITSNPKFQSALATALTTYVGNEAGGGRLRENHVLESAELMNLKLCSENSIGNSSIVQLPLLEQWK from the exons ATGAAGAGATCATATACAGTACTAGTAATGGAAGATAATGACTTCTTGGATTCAAACGGTGATGAAGAGATCGATGTGAAG GATCAAAATCTTGAATCAGCTAAAGGGGAAAAGGGAGAGACTAGAGAAGAAAACAAGATGTTAGAGTTCTATGGAATCCTTCATCACGATAAACCTGATGATGCTACAAATGCTAAAGGTGTGTTTAGCCATATTGAGGAAAACGAAGAAAGTGAACTTGTGTCACTTTCTCTTGGGATATCAATATCTAAAGGCAAGCCTAGCAAGAATGAGAAAATGATTAATAATGGaattgaaaagagagaagatgAGGATGTGCATAAACGACTTGTACTTGGGTTAGATATCAATTTGGACCCTGTAGATCAAGATGAATTAGCTGCAAATAATTCCACCCCTGAAAGTAGCTTTGGTGAGGGAGGGAAGGAAGATGAACCAACTGAGATGTGGCCACCCAGTAAAGTTTCGAAGACAATGAAAAGTGAGGATAAAAGTGAAGCTTCACCACATTATCAGCCCAAGAAGACTAGGGTTTCTATTAGAGCCAGATGTGATACCCAAACG aTGAATGATGGGTGCCAATGGAGAAAATATGGACAGAAAATGGCCAAAGGAAATCCATGCCCCCGAGCTTACTATCGATGCACTGCTTCTCCATCTTGCCCTGTAAGAAAGCAG GTGCAAAGATGTGCTGAAGACATGTCCATATTGATTACCACCTATGAAGGAACACACAATCACCCTCTTCCTATGTCAGCCACTGCAATGGCCTGCACAACTTCTGCTGCAGCTTCCATGCTTCAATCTCCCTCATTGAGTTCACAACATGGACTAGTCGATTCAGCTATATCCTCCATCATCAACTCCAGTGCTGCTAATTACTACAATCCTAATAATGCTCTAAACTTCTCCACACACCAAGTTTCTAGACCAAACCAATTCTACTTCTCCAACTCATCCATTTCAACCTTGAATTCTCACCCTACAATCACTCTGGACCTTACAGCACCCCCAACTTCCTCAAACTCAAGCTTCACTCACATGCCAAAATACTCATCAACAAACCTGAATTTCTCCTCTGGTTTCTCTCCTCTACATTCTAGCATGCCTCAATCACCTTGGAGCAGTTATAATTACTTCAATTCTGGAACACTTTCTCAAAATAGAAAACATGGTGGTAATTACTTGTTAAACACTGGAAATCAAAATCAACCACATTCTTTAGGAAATCTCCATCAACCTATTTACATGAGAAGCAATACCATTTCTCAGCATTCTTTGCCTGATCCCATTGTTGCTGCAACCAAGGCAATCACAAGTAACCCAAAGTTTCAATCAGCACTAGCAACTGCTCTCACAACATATGTTGGCAATGAAGCTGGTGGTGGTAGGTTAAGAGAAAATCATGTTCTTGAGAGTGCAGAACTGATGAACTTAAAGCTATGTAGTGAAAATAGCATAGGAAACTCAAGTATAGTTCAACTACCACTACTGGAGCAATGGAAGTGA